Part of the Scrofimicrobium sp. R131 genome is shown below.
GGGCCAGCAGCAGGTTCAAAATGGTCGACTTGCCCGCGCCCGACTCGCCGACAATTCCCAGGCTCCGCCCCGACCGCACCTCCAGGCTGACGCCGGACAGGGCCCGGGTGGTCACCCCGCGGCGGGTGAACTCGCGCGTGACGTCCTTCAAAGCGAATAGGGGTTCACTCACCGGGGGCCTCCTCGAGCGCGGGCAGGAAACTGACTTCGCGAGCCGCGGTTACCAGCTGACGTGTATACGCTGCCTGCGGGTCGGCCAAACCGTTGGCCACCGTGGTCTGTTCGACCACCTGCCCGCCTCGCATCACCACCAGGTTCTGCGCCACCTGGGCCAGGACCGGAAGATCGTGGGTGATGAACACGAGCGTGGTGCCCAACTGATCGACCAGGGTGGTCAACAGCTCCAGCACCTCCGCCTGCACGGTCACGTCGAGCGCGGTGGTGGGCTCGTCGGCAATGATCACTTCGGGCTGGCAGGCCAGCACCATCGCCAGGGCCACCCGCTGGCGTTGTCCACCCGAAAGCTGCCACGGGTACGAGGCAGCAATTCGTTCGGCATCGTGCAGGGCGACCTGGTGCAGCAGCTCCAGCATCCGACTCTGGGCCTGACGCCGGGACAGGTGCTGGTGAAGGCGCAGGGGACCGACGATTTGGCGGCCCACCTTCATCAGGGGATCGAGGGCGGTCAGGGGCTCTTGAAACACCATCGCGATCCGCGAGCCCCGGGTGCGCTGGCGCTCGGTCTCGGTCAGGGTCAGCAGTTCCTGCCCGTCCAGGGTGACGGAGCCGGAGGCCCGCATCCCCTCCGGCAGTAGGCCCATGATGGCCAGGGCGGTAATGGACTTGCCCGAACCCGACTCGCCAATTAGGCCGAGGCGGCCACCGGTGGGCACCGACCAGGAGCAGTCGGTCAAAATTGGCCGGCCACTCGAGGTGGTGACGGACAGGTTGGAGACTTCCAGCATCAGCGATCACCTCGCAGGGTTGGGTCCAGCAGGTCTCGCAGACCATCGCCGAGCAGATTCAGGCCGAGGACCGTCCACGCGATTGCCAAACCAGGGGCGAGGGCAGCCCAGGGCTGCACCTCGACGGTGGATTGGGCTTCCAGCAGCATCCGCCCCCAGCTGGCGGCGGGAGGCGGCGCCCCCAACCCGAGGTAGCTGAGCGCCGCCTCGGCCAGGATGGCAGCCCCACCCAACAGCATCAGCTGCACCAGCAGCATCGGGAAAATGTTGGGCAAAATGTGCAGGCGCAGGCTGGCCCACCACCGGGTCCCGGAGGTGCGGGCCGCGCGGAAATAGTCCTCCCGCAGGACCCGCTGCGTGTTGATTCGGGTGACCCGGGCAATGGTGGCCGAGCCGGAAATTCCGATGGCCAGGATGGCCGAGGAGAGGGACGCCCCGCGAATGGTCACGATCAGCATGGCCAGCAGCAGGGTGGGGAATGCAATCATGATGTCGATGAACTTGGAGAACCCGGCATCCACCCACCAGGTGGTGGCGGCCGCCAGGATTCCCAGGGTCAACCCAATCAGAGCCGCGATCACCATGGTGGCGGCCGCGACGATCAGGGCGGAGGTCGCCCCCGCCATCAGTTGGGAAAACAGGTCCCGTCCAAGCCGGTCGGTCCCAATCCAGAACTGGCCACTGGGCCCGGCCAGGCGCGCTCCGGAGCCGGTGGCATCCAGCGAATAGGGGGTCCAGAACAGGGCCACCAGGCCGACGACGGCGGTAAGTGTCACCATCACCGTGCCGGCCACCAGGGAGGGTGACCAGCGGCGGCGCCCAGAACCGGGCAGGGACGTCAGTGCCTCTTCTTCCACCAGGGTGGTTCTCAGATCCACACTCACTTGGCCCCCGCCTTTCGCCGGGCCCGGCTGGAGCCGAGCTGAAGTCGGGGATCAATCCCGCGCTGAAGCAGATCCACCGCCGTGTTGATGATCAGCACGACTGCCGTCAGCAGCATCACCAAGTTTTGGACGGTGGGAAGGTCCCGGGCAGTGACGGAGGTCAGCAGCAGCTGTCCCAAGCCCGGGAGGGCAAACACGTTCTCGATCACGACGGCACCCAGCAGGGAGGTACCCAGCTCAATGCCGAGGATCGCCACCACCGGGACGGCCGCGTTTCGAAGGCCGTGCCGGGCCAGGGCGCCCGCGCGGGAGTAGCCCAGCGAGCGTGCGGTCCGCAGGTAGTCGGTGTCCAGCACGTCAATCACGGAAGAGCGGATGTAGCGCACCATCGTGGCGCTCATGGCGATGGCAATGGTGATCATCGGGAGCGCCAGCGCGGTCAGGGCCGCGACCGGGTCGGCCCAACCGTGACGCGGAAAGTTCCCGGCGGGAAACCAACCGAGGCGGAGCGCAAAGATCCAGACGAGGATCACGCCGATCCAGAAGCTGGGAACCGCGAGCCCAAGTTGGGACAGCCCCGAGATGGCCACGCCGGCGGGGGAGCGGCGACGGGTCGCCGCCAGCACCCCGAGCGGAACCGACACCAGGACCGCCAGGATGAACGCCCCCACGCTGAGGGGGACGGTCACCGCGAGTCGGTGCCCAATCAGCTCGGAAAAAGGCTTCTTCGAGATGAACGAGGCACTCTGCCCGGTGAACAGGTCGTGAAGCCACTGGCCGTACTGCACCAGCAGGGGCTGGTCGGTTCCGAGCTCGGAACGAAGCTGCTCCAACTGTTCCTGGGTGGTGCCCACGCCCAGCAGCGTCCCCGACGAGTCGCCGGGCAGGAGGCGCAGGAGCAGGAAAATCACCAGGGAGGCCAGGAACAGCGAGACCAGCAGTCCCGCCACCTTCTTAGCTAGATACCAAAGATTGGCTGACAACCCCGATCCCATTAGTCTTCCGCAACGATGTTGGCCACGTAGAAGGGTTCGGCGTTCTTATCGGCCGAGAAACCAGTCACTCCGGCCCGGGCAATCCGGATCTGCGGGGCCTGGAACAGCCAGGCCGACGGTGCTTCGTGAGCAATGATCTCGGAAAGCTCGTGAATCAGCTCAACCTGCTCTTCCGGGGTGGACGCCTCGTCCGAAGCTTCCTTCAGTTCCTGGACCTTTGGGTTGTCGTACTGCCAGTAGAAGTCCGGGTTGGCGTACCAGAGCACGTCGCGCGGATTGTTGTGATCCATCAGCGTGGTCTGGTAGTCCTTGTCGGTGTAAACCTGCTGGTACCAGACAGAGTCGTCCACCGGACGCGGCGTTACCGTCACCCCAATGTCAGCCAGGTTCGACTTGATCTGCTGAACGATGATTTCCTGCGATGAACCGGCCACGTAGGTCAGGTCCAGGTTGAGGTCCTTCACCCCGGCGTCGGCCAGCAGCTGCTTGGCTTCTTCCGGGTTGTAGGCGTGAATCTCGGTGAAGGAGGCGTCGTACCACGGTTCAGAGACCGGCGGCATCGACCCGAGCGTCACCCCGTAGTCGCCCCAAACCGCTTCCAGGATGGCATCTCGGTCAATCGCCTTGTACAGGGCCTGGCGAACGCGTTCGTCGTCGAAGGGAGCCACCTTGTTGTTGAACGTCCACACCCACTTCTTGATTGAGTTACCCTCGGTCACCTGGAAGGCCGGATTGTCGGTGAAGGAGGCCAACTGATCGGGGCTTTCCTGCTGCAGCACCAGGTCGATGGCTCCGGTCTTCAGGGCGTTGTTCATGGCGGTCTCATCCTGGAAGAACTGGAAGGTGACGCCCGGGTTTTTGGCCGGCTCGCCCCAGTAATCGTCGTTGCGCTCCAGCGTGAGGTGGTCGCCCTGGACCCATTCGACGAGGCGGTAGGGCCCGGTGCCATTGTCGGAGGTGTTTTCCTTATCCCCATCCTTGACGATGGTGACGGAGGCCAGGAAGAACGGCAGCGAGGCCGAGCGGTGGTCCAGTTCCAGGACGACCGTCTGGTCATCCGGGGTCTCGATGTTCTTGATTACCCGCAGGTCCGAGGCGCGGGCCGACTTGGATTCGGGCGAGATTGCTTCCGAGATGGACCAGGCCGCATCGGCGGAGGTCAGCGGGGTGCCGTCGTGGAAGTTGACCCCGGGCACCAGGTGGAAGGTGTAGGTCAGGCCGTCGTCCGAGACGTCGTAGGACTGGGCCAGGGTGTTGATGACCTCACCGCTGTCGCTAATGGAGGTCAGACCTTCGTAGACGTTCCGGGTGGTGGTTTCCGAGATTCCGGAGGAGCCGCCCACGTTGCGTTCGAAACTGGTCGGCTCGTTCGTGGTGCCGATCAGAATCTCAGCGGAAGAGGCCTCGGCGGTTCCCGACTGGCCCGACTGATCGGACTGGCTGGGAGACGATCCGCCACCACAGGCCGACAGCATCAGGGCGGCGCTCATCGCGAGCGCTCCCAAACCGAGGCGGTGAAAACCCTTCCAGCCGACACTGATGCGACGTGATCCCATGTGAGTCCTTTCATCCAGGCTGTGCGGCGGGCGGGTGCGCCCAATTACCCATGGAGCTGACGAACTATGCGCTCGTCGAACATTTTTCAAAGCACAGTCTTTTGAAAATTGTGCGGGTCTGTTGAAGGATCTGCAAGTTCCGCCCGGCCTGCAAGATGGGTAGAAGGTCCTGTCGGTGCTGGCCATCAGGCCTCCGCGAAGCGTGAGAGGTCAGTTTCACAAAATCGCGTCCCCTTCGTTGCAGCGAAGCCTCAAAGTCGCCCAGGTCCAGGTACCAGTCAGGACGATCGATAGGCCGAGAAGCCGCGGGGGATGGGCGAAAGTATCGGCCTCGGGTATTTCGCCAGGCGCTGACAAACGGGCGGGCGGAAGAATCCTCCAACTGGCCGATCGGTCAGCTCATTTTCTGGTTCCGATCGGCGGTTCCATCCGCTCCTCGAGGTGATTGGCCAGACTTGCGCTAAAGTTTTGCCTACCGAAGAATGAGAGATTCAGGTGCTGGTAGCAACCAAGGTCGACCGCGTCCTTCAGGGCTGCCGGCGGTGCCCGTCAACCGCGGGTACGAAGAGATTGTCGAGCTAACCGATGTCAAGATTCTTACTGCGCAGGTTCCTGAACTATTTGGTCCTGCTGTTCGTGGCCGTGTCCCTGGCCTACATGCTGGCCGGGACCAGCATGAACCCAATTTCTGTTTTTGACCGCACCAATCCGAATCTGGATATTGCTGCGATTGAGCGGATGTTGACCGAGTTCAACCTGAAC
Proteins encoded:
- a CDS encoding ABC transporter permease, with translation MSVDLRTTLVEEEALTSLPGSGRRRWSPSLVAGTVMVTLTAVVGLVALFWTPYSLDATGSGARLAGPSGQFWIGTDRLGRDLFSQLMAGATSALIVAAATMVIAALIGLTLGILAAATTWWVDAGFSKFIDIMIAFPTLLLAMLIVTIRGASLSSAILAIGISGSATIARVTRINTQRVLREDYFRAARTSGTRWWASLRLHILPNIFPMLLVQLMLLGGAAILAEAALSYLGLGAPPPAASWGRMLLEAQSTVEVQPWAALAPGLAIAWTVLGLNLLGDGLRDLLDPTLRGDR
- a CDS encoding ABC transporter ATP-binding protein, whose amino-acid sequence is MLEVSNLSVTTSSGRPILTDCSWSVPTGGRLGLIGESGSGKSITALAIMGLLPEGMRASGSVTLDGQELLTLTETERQRTRGSRIAMVFQEPLTALDPLMKVGRQIVGPLRLHQHLSRRQAQSRMLELLHQVALHDAERIAASYPWQLSGGQRQRVALAMVLACQPEVIIADEPTTALDVTVQAEVLELLTTLVDQLGTTLVFITHDLPVLAQVAQNLVVMRGGQVVEQTTVANGLADPQAAYTRQLVTAAREVSFLPALEEAPGE
- a CDS encoding ABC transporter permease, giving the protein MSANLWYLAKKVAGLLVSLFLASLVIFLLLRLLPGDSSGTLLGVGTTQEQLEQLRSELGTDQPLLVQYGQWLHDLFTGQSASFISKKPFSELIGHRLAVTVPLSVGAFILAVLVSVPLGVLAATRRRSPAGVAISGLSQLGLAVPSFWIGVILVWIFALRLGWFPAGNFPRHGWADPVAALTALALPMITIAIAMSATMVRYIRSSVIDVLDTDYLRTARSLGYSRAGALARHGLRNAAVPVVAILGIELGTSLLGAVVIENVFALPGLGQLLLTSVTARDLPTVQNLVMLLTAVVLIINTAVDLLQRGIDPRLQLGSSRARRKAGAK
- a CDS encoding ABC transporter substrate-binding protein — translated: MSAALMLSACGGGSSPSQSDQSGQSGTAEASSAEILIGTTNEPTSFERNVGGSSGISETTTRNVYEGLTSISDSGEVINTLAQSYDVSDDGLTYTFHLVPGVNFHDGTPLTSADAAWSISEAISPESKSARASDLRVIKNIETPDDQTVVLELDHRSASLPFFLASVTIVKDGDKENTSDNGTGPYRLVEWVQGDHLTLERNDDYWGEPAKNPGVTFQFFQDETAMNNALKTGAIDLVLQQESPDQLASFTDNPAFQVTEGNSIKKWVWTFNNKVAPFDDERVRQALYKAIDRDAILEAVWGDYGVTLGSMPPVSEPWYDASFTEIHAYNPEEAKQLLADAGVKDLNLDLTYVAGSSQEIIVQQIKSNLADIGVTVTPRPVDDSVWYQQVYTDKDYQTTLMDHNNPRDVLWYANPDFYWQYDNPKVQELKEASDEASTPEEQVELIHELSEIIAHEAPSAWLFQAPQIRIARAGVTGFSADKNAEPFYVANIVAED